In Hevea brasiliensis isolate MT/VB/25A 57/8 chromosome 13, ASM3005281v1, whole genome shotgun sequence, a single genomic region encodes these proteins:
- the LOC110646409 gene encoding uncharacterized protein LOC110646409: MGNYVSCTLGTPLIKNSKAARVVLPTGEVRQFRQPVKAAELMLECPNFFLVNSQSLHIGRRFSALSADEEVEFGNVYIMFPMKRVNSVVTAADMAALFMAANSAAKRISGGKNNDNSKVRVLPATCSDARAEENSLQGSEDGESRLSSSEEEIEGFPMPEFNNRLSVCRSRKPMLETIKEEPVRSR; encoded by the coding sequence ATGGGTAATTACGTTTCTTGCACTCTAGGCACTCCTTTGATCAAGAACTCCAAGGCCGCAAGGGTTGTCCTTCCTACCGGCGAAGTTAGGCAGTTTCGCCAGCCCGTTAAAGCAGCAGAGCTCATGCTAGAGTGTCCTAACTTCTTCTTGGTAAACTCTCAATCTCTTCATATTGGTAGGAGGTTCTCTGCTCTTTCTGCTGATGAGGAGGTCGAGTTTGGTAATGTTTATATCATGTTCCCCATGAAGAGAGTGAATTCTGTTGTCACTGCTGCTGATATGGCTGCCCTTTTCATGGCTGCAAATTCTGCTGCCAAGCGTATATCTGGAGGGAAAAATAATGATAATAGTAAGGTTAGGGTCTTGCCAGCAACCTGCAGCGATGCCAGGGCGGAAGAAAATTCTTTGCAAGGCAGTGAAGATGGAGAATCAAGATTGAGTAGTTCTGAGGAGGAGATTGAAGGGTTTCCAATGCCAGAGTTCAACAACAGATTATCTGTGTGCAGGTCAAGGAAGCCCATGTTGGAAACTATAAAAGAAGAACCAGTTCGTTCAAGATGA